A window of the Deinococcus gobiensis I-0 genome harbors these coding sequences:
- a CDS encoding SPFH domain-containing protein: MSELDKAPQTVGPQGGISTRSDVASRERAAFGLPGLPLFLGWLALAALNVWLFVAEQFALATALLLVNLLLSMGFFIVQPNQAILITLFGRYVGTERRNGLYWTNPLTIRKRVSLRIRNFNSERLKVNDQMGNPIEIAAVIVWRVVDTARAIFDVEDYTQFVAIQSETALRHLASQYPYDDYTEGTMSLRGNADEVSETLGRELAVRLQHAGVEVLEARLSHLAYSPEIAGAMLQRQQASAIIAARQQIVQGAVGMVEMALRELEGQHIVQLDEERKAQMVSNLLVVLTSERGTQPIVNAGSLY, from the coding sequence ATGAGTGAACTCGACAAGGCCCCGCAGACCGTCGGTCCCCAGGGCGGCATCTCGACCCGCAGCGACGTGGCGAGCCGGGAGCGCGCCGCTTTCGGGCTGCCGGGTCTGCCGCTGTTCCTGGGCTGGCTCGCGCTGGCCGCGCTGAACGTCTGGCTGTTCGTGGCCGAGCAGTTTGCCCTGGCGACCGCGCTGCTCCTGGTCAACCTGCTGCTCTCGATGGGCTTTTTCATCGTGCAGCCCAACCAGGCCATCCTCATCACGCTGTTCGGGCGCTACGTGGGCACCGAGCGGCGCAACGGCCTGTACTGGACCAACCCGCTGACCATCCGCAAGCGCGTGAGCCTGCGCATCCGCAACTTCAACTCCGAGCGCCTCAAGGTGAACGACCAGATGGGCAACCCCATCGAGATCGCCGCCGTGATCGTGTGGCGCGTGGTGGACACGGCGCGGGCCATCTTCGACGTCGAGGACTACACGCAGTTCGTGGCGATCCAGTCCGAGACGGCGCTGCGTCACCTCGCCTCGCAGTACCCCTACGACGACTACACGGAGGGCACCATGAGCCTGCGCGGCAACGCCGACGAGGTCAGCGAAACGCTGGGCCGCGAACTGGCCGTGCGGCTGCAACACGCCGGGGTCGAGGTCCTGGAGGCGCGGCTCTCGCACCTGGCCTACTCCCCCGAGATCGCCGGGGCGATGCTCCAGCGCCAGCAGGCCAGCGCGATCATCGCCGCCCGCCAGCAGATCGTGCAGGGCGCGGTGGGCATGGTCGAGATGGCGCTGCGCGAACTCGAAGGCCAGCACATCGTGCAGCTCGACGAGGAGCGCAAGGCGCAGATGGTCAGCAACCTGCTCGTCGTCCTGACCAGCGAACGGGGCACCCAGCCTATCGTGAACGCGGGCAGCCTGTACTGA
- a CDS encoding S1C family serine protease, translating into MKPAGVLGAALLVAAAGTGAYLTGRVSAQKALVTGDEINTVEVTQAALPAVVRVDNRLNKSALQPGDDPLETGSGFFYKKDLIVTNFHVIQDYESLSVILYNGRRVPAKVEAVDPGIDIAILRVSGVTAPKTLAFGSSARLIPGQKLIAIGAPLRIQNFVSSGIFSVAASARDIPRNDSLGQEIGQYFVTTASIQQGNSGGPVLDSRGAVVAVSDANAAPNNFVPGVIGVAIPGDLVKQSVEDLEKVGTPQRGTLGVTLQDLDSLDPALRSLAGLSSSEGALVWDVPAGSAGARAGLRGSLRNSKDQLLAPLGDIIVAVDGARVQSSYDVTRLVAAKRPGQTVTLRLWRNKKSVDVKVTLLKRTLR; encoded by the coding sequence GTGAAGCCCGCCGGGGTGCTGGGCGCGGCCCTGCTGGTCGCCGCAGCGGGCACGGGCGCGTACCTGACCGGGCGCGTCTCGGCCCAGAAGGCGCTGGTCACGGGCGACGAGATCAACACCGTCGAGGTGACGCAGGCGGCCCTGCCCGCCGTGGTACGGGTGGACAACCGCCTGAACAAGAGCGCCCTGCAACCCGGTGACGACCCCCTGGAAACCGGCAGCGGGTTTTTCTACAAGAAAGACCTGATCGTGACCAATTTCCACGTCATCCAGGACTACGAGTCGCTGAGCGTGATCCTGTACAACGGCCGGCGCGTGCCGGCCAAGGTCGAGGCGGTGGACCCCGGCATCGACATCGCCATCCTGCGCGTGAGCGGCGTCACGGCGCCCAAGACGCTGGCCTTCGGGTCGAGCGCCCGCCTCATTCCGGGCCAGAAGCTGATCGCCATCGGGGCGCCCCTGCGCATCCAGAACTTCGTGAGCAGCGGGATCTTCAGCGTGGCGGCCAGCGCGCGCGACATTCCGCGCAACGACAGCCTGGGCCAGGAGATCGGGCAGTACTTCGTGACCACCGCGAGCATCCAGCAGGGCAACAGCGGCGGGCCGGTGCTCGACTCGCGCGGCGCGGTCGTGGCCGTGTCGGATGCCAACGCCGCGCCCAACAACTTCGTGCCGGGCGTGATCGGCGTGGCGATTCCGGGCGACCTCGTCAAGCAGAGCGTCGAGGACCTGGAAAAGGTCGGCACGCCGCAGCGCGGCACCCTGGGCGTGACCCTGCAGGACCTCGACAGCCTCGACCCGGCCCTGCGCAGCCTCGCGGGCCTGAGCAGCAGCGAGGGCGCCCTGGTGTGGGACGTGCCGGCCGGCAGCGCCGGGGCGCGCGCGGGCCTGCGCGGCTCGCTGCGCAACAGCAAGGACCAGCTCCTGGCCCCGCTGGGCGACATCATCGTGGCGGTGGACGGCGCGCGGGTCCAGAGCTCCTACGACGTGACCCGCCTCGTCGCCGCCAAGCGGCCCGGCCAGACCGTCACGCTGCGGCTGTGGCGCAACAAGAAGAGCGTGGACGTGAAGGTCACGCTCCTCAAGCGCACGCTGCGTTAG
- a CDS encoding deoxynucleoside kinase, with translation MYLALSGNIGSGKSTLTRMLSERYGLLPVYEPYAENPYLEDFYGDMRRYSFHSQVYFLSRRLEQHLTLVRDTREVVQDRTVFEDANIFARHLQATGQMEERDWQTYLGLYRGILPALRTPDLLIHIDASLPTLRRRIALRGRDYEQDMPGEYLLGLNRLYEEWVGEFDACPVLRIDGDRLDFVQDAAAFEWVCGQVAGYGFGLPLLR, from the coding sequence ATGTACCTCGCCCTGTCGGGCAACATCGGCAGCGGCAAGAGCACCCTGACCCGGATGCTCTCGGAGCGCTACGGCCTGCTGCCCGTCTACGAGCCCTACGCCGAGAACCCCTACCTGGAGGACTTCTACGGCGACATGCGGCGCTACTCGTTCCACTCGCAGGTGTACTTCCTGTCGCGGCGGCTCGAACAGCACCTGACGCTGGTCCGTGACACCCGCGAGGTCGTGCAGGACCGCACCGTGTTCGAGGACGCCAACATCTTCGCCCGCCACCTCCAGGCGACCGGTCAGATGGAGGAACGCGACTGGCAGACCTACCTGGGCCTGTACCGGGGCATCCTGCCCGCGCTGCGTACGCCCGACCTCCTCATCCACATCGACGCCTCGCTGCCCACCCTGCGCCGCCGCATCGCGCTGCGGGGGCGCGACTACGAACAGGACATGCCCGGCGAGTACCTGCTGGGCCTGAACCGGCTGTACGAGGAGTGGGTGGGCGAATTCGACGCCTGCCCGGTCCTGCGGATCGACGGCGACCGGCTGGACTTCGTGCAGGACGCCGCCGCCTTCGAGTGGGTCTGCGGGCAGGTCGCGGGCTACGGCTTCGGGCTGCCGCTGCTGCGCTGA
- a CDS encoding CHRD domain-containing protein, producing the protein MKKLMLAALALPLSACTMMAAPMNYALSKQPAGAALMSSGTVSVKKDMNMVMTTATVSGLQPNTYYVAHYHNQGTASTSPCDSGGAPIMSSMIVGMTDSMGMLKLSGSVAMSDVMSATYFNIHTAANASGTPADAGVTCTPVALK; encoded by the coding sequence ATGAAGAAACTGATGCTCGCCGCGCTGGCCCTCCCCCTGAGTGCCTGCACCATGATGGCCGCCCCCATGAACTACGCCCTCTCGAAGCAGCCCGCCGGCGCCGCGCTGATGAGCAGTGGCACGGTGAGCGTGAAGAAGGACATGAACATGGTCATGACCACCGCCACCGTGAGCGGCCTGCAGCCGAACACCTACTACGTAGCGCACTACCACAACCAGGGCACGGCCAGCACCTCCCCCTGCGACAGCGGCGGCGCGCCCATCATGAGCAGCATGATCGTGGGCATGACCGACAGCATGGGTATGCTCAAGCTCTCGGGCAGCGTGGCCATGAGCGACGTGATGAGCGCCACCTACTTCAACATCCACACCGCCGCCAACGCCTCGGGCACCCCGGCCGACGCGGGCGTGACCTGTACCCCGGTCGCCCTGAAGTAA
- a CDS encoding ferritin-like domain-containing protein, with protein MQMQDLQALYVHKLQDIYSAEQQALDLMEQSVGLVQTPELQQGIRLHIDQTRQHIQRLDQIFDKLDEEPGGETCEGMRGLVQEAQKLMGQPASPEVLEAGMIACRQAVEHYEIAGYGTARTYAELLGDQEAARLLDQTLEEEKATDEKLSQIARQVNVEAMDA; from the coding sequence ATGCAGATGCAAGATCTTCAGGCCCTCTACGTTCACAAACTTCAGGACATCTACAGCGCCGAGCAGCAGGCACTCGACCTAATGGAGCAGTCGGTGGGGTTGGTCCAGACCCCGGAACTCCAGCAGGGCATCCGCCTGCACATCGACCAGACGCGCCAGCACATCCAGCGGCTCGACCAGATTTTCGACAAGCTGGACGAGGAGCCGGGCGGCGAGACCTGCGAGGGCATGCGCGGCCTCGTGCAGGAGGCGCAGAAGCTCATGGGGCAGCCGGCCAGTCCCGAGGTGCTGGAAGCCGGCATGATCGCCTGTCGGCAGGCGGTGGAGCACTACGAGATCGCCGGCTACGGCACGGCACGTACCTACGCCGAACTGCTCGGCGACCAGGAGGCCGCCCGCCTGCTCGACCAGACCCTCGAAGAGGAGAAGGCGACCGACGAGAAGCTCTCGCAGATCGCCCGGCAGGTCAACGTCGAGGCTATGGACGCCTGA
- the glmS gene encoding glutamine--fructose-6-phosphate transaminase (isomerizing), translating into MCGIVGYIGTRQAQDVLISGLSKLEYRGYDSAGVAVGDGACIAVRKKAGKLANLQGELAGAPLPGTLGIGHTRWATHGLPNDTNAHPHATEDGKIVIIHNGIIENYLPLKEGLTARGHIFKSETDSEVLAHLIEEAYSGDLYEAVRAALSQVRGAYGIVVTHVDHREIVAARTVSPMVMGVGEGEMFLASDVPALLPYTRNMVFLHDGDMVVLHDDGFRVTDLAGNELKRDIEHIDWDAEAAEKGGYDSYMMKEIYEQPNALTNTLIGRLHDDTGEVNLDINLDPASFKRISIIACGTAYYAGMVGEYLIEQLARIPVDIDVASEYRYRDPLVSEHTLAIVMSQSGETIDTLEALREAKKFGAKTLGIINAKGSSMTREVDDTLYIHAGPEIGVASTKAYTSMVSAMLMLALWLGRARGTLTEDQSRELLHAARELPRLVEESLTPERVENVRAIAEKYADARDFLFLGRGVNSPTAYEGALKLKEISYIHAEAYAAGEMKHGPIALIDEHMPVVVVATESKLLEKTISNVQEVRARKGKVILVLSEGDTENARYGDDVIYVPRAHEMVSPVVNAVALQLLAIFIAEKLGKDVDKPRNLAKAVTVE; encoded by the coding sequence ATGTGCGGAATCGTCGGATACATCGGGACAAGACAGGCGCAGGACGTTCTCATTTCGGGCCTCTCGAAGCTGGAATACCGGGGCTACGACAGCGCCGGGGTCGCGGTGGGCGACGGCGCGTGCATCGCCGTGCGCAAGAAGGCGGGCAAGCTCGCCAACCTGCAGGGTGAGCTGGCCGGCGCGCCGCTGCCGGGCACCCTGGGCATCGGGCACACCCGCTGGGCCACCCACGGCCTGCCCAACGACACCAACGCGCACCCCCACGCCACCGAAGACGGCAAGATCGTCATCATCCACAACGGCATCATCGAGAACTACCTGCCCCTGAAAGAGGGCCTGACGGCGCGCGGCCACATCTTCAAGTCGGAGACCGACAGTGAGGTGCTGGCCCACCTGATCGAAGAAGCGTACTCGGGCGACCTGTACGAGGCCGTGCGCGCGGCGCTCTCGCAGGTGCGCGGCGCCTACGGCATCGTGGTGACGCACGTGGACCACCGCGAGATCGTCGCGGCCCGCACCGTGTCCCCGATGGTCATGGGCGTGGGCGAGGGCGAGATGTTCCTGGCCTCGGACGTGCCCGCCCTGCTGCCCTACACGCGCAACATGGTCTTCCTGCACGACGGCGACATGGTCGTGCTGCACGACGACGGCTTCCGCGTGACCGACCTCGCGGGCAACGAGCTGAAGCGCGACATCGAGCACATCGACTGGGACGCCGAGGCGGCCGAGAAGGGCGGCTACGACTCCTACATGATGAAGGAGATCTACGAGCAGCCCAACGCCCTGACGAACACCCTGATCGGGCGCCTGCACGACGACACCGGCGAGGTGAACCTCGACATCAACCTCGACCCGGCGAGCTTCAAGCGCATCTCGATCATCGCCTGCGGCACCGCGTACTACGCCGGCATGGTGGGCGAGTACCTCATCGAGCAGCTCGCGCGCATTCCGGTGGACATCGACGTGGCCTCCGAGTACCGCTACCGCGACCCGCTGGTCAGCGAGCACACCCTCGCCATCGTCATGAGCCAGAGCGGCGAGACCATCGACACCCTCGAAGCCCTGCGCGAGGCCAAGAAGTTCGGCGCCAAGACCCTGGGCATCATCAACGCCAAGGGCAGCTCGATGACCCGCGAGGTCGACGACACGCTGTACATCCACGCCGGCCCCGAGATCGGCGTGGCGAGCACCAAGGCCTACACCTCGATGGTGAGCGCCATGCTCATGCTCGCGCTGTGGCTGGGGCGCGCGCGCGGCACGCTGACCGAGGACCAGAGCCGCGAACTGCTGCACGCCGCCCGCGAACTGCCCCGTCTCGTCGAGGAGTCGCTGACCCCGGAGCGCGTCGAGAACGTCCGGGCGATCGCCGAGAAGTACGCCGACGCCCGCGACTTCCTGTTCCTGGGGCGCGGCGTGAACAGCCCGACCGCCTATGAGGGCGCCCTGAAACTCAAGGAGATCAGCTACATCCACGCCGAGGCCTACGCGGCCGGCGAGATGAAGCACGGCCCGATCGCCCTCATCGACGAGCACATGCCGGTCGTGGTGGTCGCCACCGAGAGCAAGCTCCTCGAGAAGACGATCTCCAACGTGCAGGAGGTCCGTGCGCGCAAGGGCAAGGTCATCCTGGTGCTGTCGGAGGGCGACACCGAGAACGCCCGCTACGGCGACGACGTGATCTACGTGCCCCGCGCCCACGAGATGGTCAGCCCGGTGGTGAACGCGGTGGCCCTGCAACTCCTGGCCATCTTCATCGCCGAGAAGCTCGGCAAGGACGTGGACAAGCCGCGCAACCTCGCCAAGGCCGTGACCGTCGAGTAA
- a CDS encoding deoxynucleoside kinase: MYIVVEGPIGVGKTSLAARLASRCGAELNLEVVEENPFLARFYEQPEAFSFQVQVFFLLSRFKQLSALAQPGLFSGHVVSDYLFDKDFIFAAMNLRDAEFALYEDLYAHLSPRLPTPDLVVYLRAETPELLRRIAKRARPFEKDMPAAYLAELTARYDEYFRTYAPPMLTIDAAAYDFVERPEDEAAILAHIEEALGRPLCAPSPLGGD, encoded by the coding sequence ATGTATATCGTGGTCGAAGGCCCCATCGGGGTGGGCAAAACCAGTCTGGCGGCGCGGCTGGCCTCGCGCTGCGGCGCCGAGCTGAACCTGGAGGTCGTCGAGGAAAACCCCTTCCTGGCGCGCTTCTACGAGCAGCCCGAGGCCTTCTCGTTTCAGGTGCAGGTCTTCTTCCTGCTCTCGCGTTTCAAGCAGCTCTCGGCGCTGGCGCAGCCGGGGCTGTTCAGTGGGCACGTGGTCAGCGACTACCTGTTCGACAAGGACTTCATCTTCGCGGCGATGAACCTGAGGGACGCCGAGTTCGCGCTGTACGAGGACCTGTACGCCCACCTCTCGCCCCGGCTGCCCACCCCCGACCTCGTGGTGTACCTGCGCGCCGAGACGCCCGAGCTGCTGCGGCGCATCGCCAAGCGCGCCCGGCCCTTCGAGAAGGACATGCCCGCCGCGTACCTCGCCGAGCTGACGGCCCGCTACGACGAGTATTTCCGGACCTACGCGCCGCCGATGCTGACCATCGACGCCGCCGCCTACGACTTCGTCGAGCGCCCCGAGGACGAGGCGGCCATCCTGGCGCACATCGAGGAGGCGCTGGGCCGGCCCCTGTGTGCCCCGTCCCCCCTGGGGGGCGACTGA
- a CDS encoding FmdB family zinc ribbon protein, with protein sequence MPTYLYKNIETGEIYELVQSMRDEAYTAHPETGVPVKRVLARPGISFKGSGFYVNDSRKSGEGGKSGGSE encoded by the coding sequence ATGCCCACCTACCTGTACAAGAACATCGAAACCGGCGAAATCTACGAACTCGTGCAGAGCATGCGCGACGAGGCCTACACCGCCCACCCCGAGACCGGCGTGCCAGTCAAGCGCGTGCTGGCGCGCCCGGGCATCTCGTTCAAGGGCAGCGGCTTTTACGTCAACGACTCGCGCAAGAGCGGCGAGGGCGGCAAGAGCGGCGGCAGCGAGTGA